A single Bacillus sp. HMF5848 DNA region contains:
- a CDS encoding pyridoxal phosphate-dependent aminotransferase yields MFISKRVEALTPSSTLAITAKAKELKAAGYDVIGLGAGEPDFNTPDHIIEAASKSMYEGHTKYTPSGGLPALKEEIIKKFKHDQGLTYSNHEIIVCSGAKHALYTLFQVVLNEGDEVIIPTPYWVSYPEQVKLAGGIPTYIVGAEAQQFKITASQLKEAITEKTKAIILNSPSNPTGMMYTADELHELGAVCLEHNILIVSDEIYEKLIYGDDKHVSIAELSPELKAQTIIINGVSKSHSMTGWRIGYAAGDKQIISAMTDLASHSTSNPAVMAQYGAIAAYSGSQEAVEEMRIAFEKRLNIIYDKLIAIDGISCLMPQGAFYLFPNVKNAATACGYGNVDDFSTALLEEANVAVVPGSGFGAPDNIRLSYATSLELLEEAVERIASFVEKKSK; encoded by the coding sequence ATGTTTATATCAAAACGTGTAGAAGCTTTAACTCCGTCATCGACATTAGCGATTACGGCAAAGGCGAAGGAATTAAAAGCAGCTGGTTATGATGTTATCGGTCTAGGTGCTGGTGAACCTGACTTTAATACCCCTGATCACATTATTGAAGCTGCCAGCAAATCAATGTATGAAGGTCATACGAAATATACACCCTCAGGAGGATTACCAGCACTGAAGGAAGAAATAATTAAAAAGTTTAAACATGATCAAGGACTGACTTATTCAAACCATGAGATTATTGTTTGTTCAGGTGCAAAGCATGCTTTGTATACTTTATTTCAAGTAGTATTAAATGAAGGCGATGAAGTAATAATTCCTACACCTTATTGGGTAAGCTATCCTGAGCAAGTAAAATTAGCTGGAGGCATTCCGACCTATATTGTGGGAGCAGAAGCACAACAATTTAAAATTACAGCGTCACAGCTTAAAGAAGCTATAACGGAAAAAACAAAGGCTATTATTCTAAATTCACCTAGTAACCCAACCGGTATGATGTATACAGCAGATGAACTCCATGAACTTGGTGCAGTTTGTTTAGAACATAACATTTTAATTGTCTCAGATGAAATATACGAAAAGTTAATTTATGGGGACGATAAGCATGTGTCAATTGCTGAGTTATCACCTGAACTTAAAGCACAAACCATTATTATTAACGGAGTGTCTAAATCACATTCAATGACTGGCTGGAGAATAGGGTATGCAGCAGGGGATAAGCAAATAATTTCAGCTATGACTGATTTAGCTAGTCACAGCACTTCCAATCCAGCCGTTATGGCTCAATATGGTGCTATTGCAGCCTACAGTGGTTCGCAAGAAGCTGTTGAAGAGATGAGAATCGCTTTTGAGAAACGATTAAATATAATTTATGACAAGCTTATAGCTATTGATGGTATTTCGTGTTTAATGCCACAGGGAGCGTTTTACTTATTTCCGAATGTGAAAAATGCTGCAACAGCTTGTGGATACGGAAATGTTGATGACTTTTCCACAGCCTTGTTGGAAGAGGCGAATGTTGCCGTTGTACCAGGATCTGGCTTTGGTGCACCAGATAATATTCGTCTGTCATATGCAACCTCGTTAGAGCTATTAGAGGAAGCAGTGGAAAGAATAGCATCATTTGTTGAAAAAAAATCTAAATAA
- the nth gene encoding endonuclease III, whose translation MLNKTQIRHCLDIMGDMYPEAHCELVHSNPFELVIAVALSAQCTDVLVNKVTKNLFQKYKTPQDYLNVSLEELQNDIRSIGLYRNKAKNIQKLCQMLLSEYGGEVPRDRDELTKLPGVGRKTANVVVSVAFGIPAIAVDTHVERVSKRLAFCRWKDSVLEVEKTLMRKVPEDEWGVTHHRMIFFGRYHCKAQSPQCPTCPLLEMCREGKKRMKVK comes from the coding sequence TTGTTAAATAAAACTCAAATTCGTCATTGTTTAGATATCATGGGAGACATGTATCCGGAGGCACATTGTGAGTTAGTTCATAGCAATCCATTCGAACTCGTCATTGCTGTAGCTTTGTCAGCCCAATGCACGGATGTTCTTGTAAACAAAGTAACTAAGAATCTCTTCCAGAAATACAAAACACCACAAGATTATTTGAACGTATCACTAGAAGAATTACAAAATGATATACGATCTATAGGGTTATACCGAAATAAGGCTAAGAACATTCAAAAGCTTTGTCAAATGCTGTTATCTGAATATGGGGGCGAAGTGCCAAGAGATCGTGATGAACTTACAAAGCTTCCAGGTGTAGGGAGAAAAACTGCAAACGTTGTAGTGTCTGTAGCATTTGGTATACCTGCTATTGCTGTAGATACACATGTTGAAAGAGTGAGTAAACGACTAGCTTTTTGTCGCTGGAAGGATAGTGTGTTAGAAGTTGAAAAAACACTAATGCGAAAAGTACCTGAAGATGAATGGGGCGTAACACATCATCGAATGATCTTTTTTGGTCGCTATCACTGTAAAGCACAATCTCCACAATGTCCGACTTGTCCATTATTGGAGATGTGTAGAGAAGGAAAGAAAAGGATGAAGGTTAAGTAA
- the dinG gene encoding ATP-dependent DNA helicase DinG yields the protein MKTHVRYEQDDNLDGVIRDMLNRYVIIDLETTGNTPKDGAKIIQVAALLVENDQIVETFESFVNPGIPIPQFIQDLTGITNEMVAKAPIFADLAPLLWDMFSDSYFVAHNVPFDLSFLKEELLSSGFLGVFGPTIDTVELSRVLYPTIQSYKLEHLADYFGFEHDNPHRADSDALVTTYILLELLNKLKKLPIEALKHLEKLSKGFKSDIRSLLLQVIDSRLYQYDPNAYDVYDGIAVKKQPPVLNHDKVVMTYEDIRNKLITYADKSQLGTRDSQLQMMDIVADCLQTNQHALIEAGAGVGKTIAYSIPAIIQALQARKPVIISTYTTNLQSQLVERDLPKIRDLLNVSYTFAMLKGRHHFIHIQKLAHYLQQYDTRNYDITLTLAQIVVWLTETEAGDVDELNLSTGGLLVWEDIHCGYENKINVQSNLSFFRRALDRVEQADIIVINHALLASDLKQESMLPKYDAVIIDEAHHFEDVYANVNGIEFDYVTIHHYIQQLGVSGIGGLVQKLNELLRINNAPSELRRAVSVSQLIQLREDVDLFFRALRQYTLKMTKNNSIPSIASYRIVPSKQADNDMFINLTTYAANVCEGVAKLISDLSKQISYVRELHIFSQLEDEIFLAKTIKVIDNLNEMYSLIEDVFFANDDEEYLNWVEIETKGAENAATLFRRAMTVAEPLANQLYMHKKSVILTSATLTIDVSFSFIEQRLGLVDFFPVKTRIESPYNYKEKAAILVPKGLPDIKKVPQDMFVFNICEYIKKIITAVDGRTLLLFTSHEMLSMAYQILKNSEELQSYILLCQGISSGNRKKLIKNYYSLENSILMGTYSLWEGIDATPKDFGCVVLVRLPFSPPNEPVMSARSEKALEQGGSPFYDVSLPDAIIRFKQGFGRLIRSNNSKGVLVVLDHRIIYASYGPSFIKSLPEVPIYHEEMEPLVKRLNELKKL from the coding sequence GTGAAAACTCATGTAAGATATGAACAAGATGACAATTTGGACGGAGTTATTCGCGATATGTTAAATAGATATGTAATTATTGATCTTGAAACTACAGGCAATACACCCAAAGATGGTGCGAAAATTATACAAGTCGCTGCCTTATTGGTTGAGAATGATCAGATTGTAGAGACATTTGAAAGCTTTGTTAATCCAGGTATTCCTATTCCACAGTTTATACAAGATCTGACTGGAATTACAAATGAAATGGTGGCTAAAGCACCTATATTTGCAGATTTAGCTCCTTTGCTTTGGGATATGTTTAGCGACTCATATTTTGTAGCCCACAATGTGCCTTTTGATTTAAGCTTTTTAAAAGAGGAACTACTTTCTAGTGGGTTTTTAGGTGTGTTCGGTCCTACAATAGATACTGTGGAACTATCACGAGTGCTGTATCCAACTATACAAAGCTACAAGCTTGAGCATTTAGCAGATTATTTTGGGTTTGAGCATGACAATCCTCATCGAGCAGATAGTGATGCACTTGTTACTACATATATTCTATTAGAGTTACTAAATAAATTAAAAAAGCTTCCGATTGAAGCTTTAAAGCATTTAGAAAAGCTATCAAAAGGTTTCAAAAGTGACATTAGAAGTTTACTTTTGCAAGTGATTGATTCTAGGTTGTATCAATACGATCCAAACGCTTATGATGTGTACGATGGAATTGCAGTAAAAAAACAACCACCTGTATTAAACCATGACAAGGTGGTAATGACGTATGAGGATATTCGTAATAAGCTTATTACTTACGCAGATAAATCACAATTAGGAACGAGAGATTCTCAATTACAAATGATGGATATAGTTGCAGATTGTTTACAAACAAATCAGCATGCCCTTATAGAAGCAGGAGCGGGTGTTGGAAAAACAATCGCATACAGTATTCCAGCAATTATACAGGCTTTACAAGCTAGGAAGCCGGTTATAATAAGCACATACACAACTAATTTACAGTCTCAATTAGTTGAGCGAGATTTACCTAAGATACGTGATTTACTAAACGTGTCTTATACTTTTGCAATGCTAAAGGGACGACATCACTTTATTCATATTCAAAAACTAGCTCATTATCTCCAGCAATATGATACAAGAAACTACGATATTACTTTAACACTAGCTCAAATAGTAGTTTGGCTAACAGAGACAGAAGCGGGTGATGTTGATGAATTAAATTTATCAACAGGTGGATTACTTGTTTGGGAAGATATTCATTGTGGGTACGAAAATAAGATAAATGTACAAAGCAATTTGAGCTTCTTCAGACGTGCCCTGGATCGAGTCGAACAGGCTGATATTATTGTGATTAATCACGCCTTGTTAGCCTCGGATTTAAAGCAAGAGAGTATGCTCCCTAAATATGATGCTGTTATTATAGATGAAGCGCATCATTTTGAGGACGTCTATGCAAACGTGAACGGTATAGAATTTGATTACGTAACGATTCACCATTACATACAACAGCTTGGTGTGTCTGGCATAGGAGGGCTAGTTCAAAAGCTAAATGAGTTATTACGAATTAATAATGCACCTAGTGAATTACGCAGAGCAGTCTCAGTAAGCCAGCTTATTCAGTTGCGTGAAGATGTTGATTTGTTTTTTAGAGCTCTTCGTCAATATACGTTAAAAATGACTAAAAACAATTCAATACCTTCAATTGCAAGCTATCGGATTGTTCCATCAAAGCAGGCCGATAACGATATGTTTATAAACCTTACAACATACGCTGCTAACGTATGTGAGGGGGTAGCTAAGCTTATATCAGATCTTTCAAAACAGATCTCATATGTCAGAGAGTTACATATATTCTCTCAATTGGAAGATGAGATTTTTCTAGCAAAGACTATTAAGGTGATCGATAATCTGAATGAGATGTATTCTCTCATAGAGGATGTTTTTTTTGCTAATGATGATGAAGAATATTTAAATTGGGTTGAAATTGAAACAAAAGGTGCGGAAAATGCAGCAACTTTATTTAGAAGAGCTATGACTGTAGCTGAACCACTAGCAAATCAGTTGTACATGCATAAGAAGAGTGTTATTTTAACGTCAGCGACATTAACAATAGATGTATCATTCTCCTTTATTGAACAAAGATTAGGTTTAGTAGATTTTTTTCCAGTAAAGACTAGAATTGAATCACCTTACAATTATAAGGAAAAGGCAGCAATTTTAGTTCCGAAAGGGTTACCAGACATAAAAAAGGTACCTCAAGACATGTTTGTATTTAACATTTGTGAGTACATTAAGAAGATTATTACAGCTGTCGATGGCCGCACATTATTACTTTTCACCTCACATGAGATGTTATCTATGGCGTATCAAATATTAAAAAATAGTGAAGAGTTACAGTCATACATTTTATTATGCCAAGGCATATCTAGTGGAAATAGAAAGAAATTAATTAAAAATTACTACAGTCTTGAAAATTCCATCCTGATGGGTACTTATTCGCTTTGGGAAGGTATTGACGCAACACCTAAAGATTTTGGTTGTGTTGTTTTAGTGCGTTTACCTTTTAGTCCGCCAAATGAACCTGTCATGTCTGCAAGGAGTGAAAAAGCTCTTGAGCAAGGAGGTAGTCCATTTTATGATGTATCCTTACCAGATGCGATTATACGCTTTAAACAAGGATTTGGTCGCTTAATACGTTCAAACAATTCTAAGGGCGTATTAGTTGTACTTGATCATCGAATTATTTATGCGTCATACGGCCCTTCATTCATTAAATCCTTACCAGAAGTTCCTATTTATCATGAAGAGATGGAACCGCTCGTCAAAAGGTTAAATGAATTGAAGAAACTATAA
- a CDS encoding ComEC/Rec2 family competence protein, translating into MFKGVCLILTLIMAHINGVNISDDIERIDLKLKEQEIAFTFLSLSSGEATLVQDAQGDNILINTGGPETQEELKVLLKTYNIKKLKYVVITKDDIQYTSNLDFVMTEYDVESIIVGEHAPNYQKGNILIPKITWKKDQKYELLPGLSAKILHETINKNNIAEMDILFQYEKTYILFMSSSNKSVEKQLKGVDLSDVDIYKVAEFGTGEGATQDFVSHIDPQVAIIFNKNNIAPNHALVERLHETWIDVYILEQFGNVTIRIDDTQYKIITISLQSIAR; encoded by the coding sequence TTGTTTAAAGGAGTATGTCTAATTCTTACTCTTATCATGGCTCATATAAACGGTGTCAATATATCCGATGATATAGAGCGAATAGATTTAAAATTAAAGGAGCAAGAAATTGCGTTTACTTTTTTGAGTTTATCAAGTGGTGAAGCAACATTAGTTCAAGATGCCCAAGGAGATAATATTCTTATTAACACTGGTGGGCCTGAAACACAAGAAGAATTGAAGGTTCTTCTTAAAACATACAATATCAAAAAGTTGAAATATGTAGTAATTACTAAAGATGACATTCAGTACACAAGTAATTTAGATTTTGTGATGACCGAGTATGATGTAGAGTCTATTATAGTCGGGGAACATGCACCCAATTATCAAAAGGGCAATATATTGATTCCTAAAATAACATGGAAAAAGGATCAAAAGTACGAACTTTTGCCAGGTCTATCAGCAAAAATACTTCATGAGACGATAAATAAAAATAACATAGCTGAAATGGACATTTTATTTCAATACGAAAAAACCTATATTTTATTTATGTCTAGTTCGAATAAGAGTGTAGAAAAGCAGTTAAAGGGCGTTGATTTGTCAGACGTTGATATATACAAGGTGGCTGAGTTTGGAACAGGTGAAGGTGCTACTCAGGACTTTGTATCTCATATTGATCCTCAGGTCGCGATTATTTTTAATAAAAATAATATTGCTCCTAATCATGCTCTAGTTGAAAGATTGCATGAGACCTGGATAGATGTATATATATTAGAGCAGTTTGGGAATGTAACAATAAGAATAGATGACACACAATATAAGATCATTACTATTTCGCTGCAAAGTATAGCGAGGTAA
- the panB gene encoding 3-methyl-2-oxobutanoate hydroxymethyltransferase, with product MKQTLDFLKMKEQSEKIVMLTAYDYPSALYAEQAEVDMILVGDSLGMVVLGYDSTIPVTVQDMVHHGKAVKRGAKDTFIVVDMPFMSYHISLEDALRNAKDIIQQTGAHAVKVEGADDVLPIIHAMTKAGIPVVAHLGLTPQSVGVLGGYKVQGKDAKAARKLIEDAKKCQQAGAFALVLECIPHQLASQVSKALQIPTIGIGAGVETDGQVLVYHDVLNYGVSRVPKFVKQFSNIDDPIKKGLLAYVQDVRSQKFPEKQHTFTMKEEDLQALYGGK from the coding sequence TTGAAACAAACTCTTGATTTTTTAAAGATGAAGGAACAAAGTGAAAAAATTGTGATGCTTACAGCGTACGACTATCCATCAGCTTTATATGCTGAACAAGCAGAAGTTGACATGATTTTAGTTGGAGACTCACTGGGTATGGTTGTGTTAGGCTATGATTCCACAATACCAGTGACTGTCCAAGATATGGTTCATCATGGCAAAGCTGTAAAGCGTGGTGCGAAGGATACATTCATAGTAGTGGACATGCCATTTATGTCCTATCACATTTCATTAGAAGACGCACTTCGAAATGCGAAGGACATAATTCAACAAACAGGGGCTCATGCAGTCAAGGTTGAGGGGGCCGATGATGTTCTACCTATTATACATGCGATGACAAAAGCCGGTATTCCGGTTGTAGCTCATTTAGGCTTAACGCCTCAATCAGTAGGAGTACTTGGTGGTTATAAAGTGCAAGGAAAGGATGCGAAAGCAGCTAGAAAGCTGATAGAAGATGCAAAAAAGTGTCAGCAAGCTGGAGCATTTGCTTTAGTTCTAGAATGTATACCACATCAACTTGCATCACAAGTATCAAAAGCATTACAAATACCTACTATTGGAATTGGAGCCGGAGTCGAGACAGATGGGCAAGTTCTTGTCTATCATGATGTACTAAATTATGGTGTATCTCGTGTGCCTAAGTTCGTTAAACAATTCTCAAATATAGATGATCCGATTAAGAAGGGTCTGTTAGCATATGTACAGGACGTGAGAAGTCAAAAATTTCCAGAAAAGCAACATACTTTCACAATGAAAGAAGAAGATTTACAGGCACTCTATGGAGGAAAATAA
- a CDS encoding YpmA family protein, with amino-acid sequence MDSKVEVISTLKIENSPDLYKVVDLLNRTLKREDLMFGLALDKDDQSKAIFTIYRT; translated from the coding sequence ATGGATAGTAAAGTTGAAGTTATTTCTACTCTTAAAATTGAAAACTCACCAGATTTGTATAAAGTTGTTGACCTTCTTAATCGTACATTAAAGCGTGAGGATTTAATGTTTGGTCTTGCTCTTGATAAAGATGATCAATCAAAAGCCATCTTCACTATTTATAGAACGTAA
- the panC gene encoding pantoate--beta-alanine ligase produces MKTITSIRELQSTLQSEKLKGKTIGFVPTMGYLHEGHLSLLQKARTENDIVVLSIFVNPLQFGPNEDFDSYPRDYQHDENLAKDNSVDFIFYPTKEEMYPNELTASVVVHKRINVLCGRKREGHFDGVATVVTKLFNIVMPHRAYFGMKDAQQVAVIEGLIKDLNMPITIVPCETVRENDGLAKSSRNVYLSEKERDEAPTIYQSLQMAKSEILEGETSPLTIIHSITEHITKFTSGTIDYVEIYSYPELKLIEKLRGRIVVAVAVKFSKARLIDNITLTIPE; encoded by the coding sequence ATGAAAACCATCACATCTATTCGTGAGCTTCAAAGCACTCTTCAGTCTGAGAAGCTTAAAGGAAAAACAATTGGTTTTGTACCAACAATGGGATACTTACATGAAGGTCACCTTTCTTTACTACAAAAAGCTCGAACTGAAAATGATATTGTTGTTTTGAGTATATTTGTAAACCCATTACAGTTTGGACCGAACGAGGACTTTGACTCATATCCGCGCGACTACCAACATGATGAAAATTTGGCTAAAGATAATAGCGTAGATTTTATCTTTTATCCTACAAAAGAAGAAATGTATCCTAATGAATTGACGGCATCTGTTGTAGTTCATAAGCGAATTAATGTTCTCTGTGGTAGAAAAAGAGAGGGGCATTTTGACGGCGTGGCAACGGTTGTAACAAAGTTATTTAATATAGTTATGCCTCATAGAGCGTATTTTGGAATGAAGGATGCTCAACAAGTTGCTGTTATAGAGGGGCTAATCAAAGATTTAAATATGCCAATTACAATAGTACCTTGTGAGACCGTACGTGAAAATGATGGGTTAGCAAAGAGTTCGAGAAATGTATATTTATCAGAAAAAGAGCGTGACGAAGCTCCTACTATTTATCAAAGTTTACAAATGGCTAAAAGTGAAATATTAGAAGGTGAAACATCGCCGCTTACTATTATACACTCAATTACAGAGCACATTACAAAATTTACTAGTGGAACAATTGACTATGTTGAGATATATTCATATCCGGAGTTAAAATTAATAGAGAAACTTAGAGGTAGAATAGTGGTTGCTGTTGCTGTAAAGTTCTCTAAAGCACGTTTAATAGATAATATAACACTAACAATTCCGGAATAA
- a CDS encoding DUF5590 domain-containing protein, whose product MKFARYSSIVVVIALLIFAILGFDSLRTAISEKNERQQSAIKAAQHYSDIKQIEHVYTYSGVDSYDVVIGISEEDERIAVWVPRLHITKSNKLFIRKLEDGIDEQQAIDIVTNKLETKKIVSVTLGMENEVPLWEITYIDSDDSYCYYYVSFDGGEFLKRYCI is encoded by the coding sequence ATGAAATTTGCTCGATATAGTTCCATTGTTGTTGTTATTGCACTGCTAATATTTGCAATTCTTGGTTTTGATTCATTGCGGACAGCAATATCAGAAAAAAATGAACGTCAACAATCTGCCATTAAAGCTGCTCAACATTACTCTGATATAAAGCAAATAGAACATGTTTATACATACTCAGGTGTAGATAGCTATGATGTCGTCATCGGTATTTCAGAAGAAGACGAAAGAATTGCTGTATGGGTTCCTCGTTTACATATAACAAAAAGTAACAAACTGTTTATACGTAAGCTAGAAGATGGGATAGATGAACAACAAGCGATTGACATAGTAACAAATAAATTAGAAACGAAAAAAATTGTATCTGTTACACTCGGAATGGAAAATGAAGTACCACTTTGGGAAATAACTTACATAGATTCTGATGACAGCTATTGCTATTATTACGTCTCTTTTGATGGGGGCGAATTTTTGAAGAGATATTGTATTTAG
- the asnS gene encoding asparagine--tRNA ligase, with translation MKTTIAEVHKYVGQQVTIGAWLANKRSSGKIAFLQLRDGTGFIQGVVEKAEIGEEIFQNIKALTQESSLYVTGVIREDTRSPFGFEMGIQSVKLIHESTDYPITPKEHGTEFLMDHRHLWLRSKRQHAVMKVRNEIIRATYEFFNNNGFSKVDPPILTGSAPEGTTELFHTKYFEEDAYLSQSGQLYMEAAAMALGKVFSFGPTFRAEKSKTRRHLIEFWMIEPEMAFYEFEDNLKVQEEYVSFIVQSVLKNCSLELQTLGRDTSKLEQITAPFPRISYDDAITFLHEKGFDDIQWGDDFGAPHETAIAESFDKPVFITHYPTSLKPFYMQPAPDRDDVVLCADLIAPEGYGEIIGGSERIHDYELLESRLKEHELDPDAYKWYLQLRQYGSVPHSGFGLGLERTVAWISGVEHVRESIPFPRLLNRLYP, from the coding sequence GTGAAAACAACGATTGCAGAAGTACATAAGTATGTCGGGCAACAAGTAACTATTGGAGCTTGGCTAGCAAATAAACGTTCAAGTGGAAAAATTGCTTTTTTACAGCTTCGTGATGGGACTGGCTTTATACAGGGGGTCGTAGAGAAAGCAGAGATTGGGGAAGAAATCTTCCAGAATATTAAGGCTTTAACGCAAGAGTCATCTCTGTATGTAACAGGAGTTATACGTGAAGATACACGATCTCCATTCGGCTTTGAAATGGGAATTCAGAGTGTTAAACTGATTCATGAATCAACAGATTATCCGATTACGCCAAAAGAACATGGTACAGAATTTTTAATGGATCATAGACATTTATGGCTACGTTCTAAACGACAACACGCTGTTATGAAAGTTCGCAACGAAATTATACGTGCAACATATGAATTTTTTAACAATAACGGATTTTCAAAGGTAGATCCACCTATTTTAACAGGTAGTGCACCTGAAGGCACAACAGAATTGTTTCACACAAAATATTTTGAAGAAGATGCTTATTTATCACAAAGTGGACAGTTATACATGGAAGCTGCTGCGATGGCACTAGGGAAGGTTTTCTCATTTGGTCCAACGTTCCGAGCAGAGAAATCAAAAACACGTCGCCACTTAATTGAGTTTTGGATGATTGAGCCGGAAATGGCATTTTATGAGTTTGAAGATAATCTAAAAGTCCAAGAAGAGTACGTTTCGTTTATTGTTCAATCGGTACTTAAAAACTGTAGTTTAGAACTACAAACACTTGGTCGTGATACGTCCAAGCTTGAGCAAATTACGGCACCGTTCCCTAGAATATCGTATGACGATGCTATTACTTTCCTACACGAAAAAGGCTTTGATGATATTCAGTGGGGTGATGATTTCGGAGCACCACATGAAACTGCTATAGCTGAAAGCTTTGACAAGCCTGTATTTATCACTCATTATCCAACGTCGCTAAAACCATTTTATATGCAACCAGCACCTGACCGTGATGATGTCGTGCTTTGTGCAGACTTAATTGCACCAGAAGGATATGGAGAAATTATTGGTGGCTCGGAGCGCATCCATGATTATGAACTTTTAGAATCGCGATTAAAGGAGCATGAGCTTGATCCAGATGCTTATAAATGGTATTTGCAATTACGTCAATATGGTTCTGTCCCTCATTCAGGTTTTGGACTTGGACTAGAAAGAACAGTGGCTTGGATTTCTGGCGTAGAGCATGTACGTGAGTCTATTCCGTTCCCACGTTTATTAAATCGATTATACCCATAA
- the panD gene encoding aspartate 1-decarboxylase translates to MFRTMMNAKIHRARVTEANLNYVGSITIDEDILDAVGMVPNEKVQIVNNNNGARLETYIIPGERGSGVICLNGAAARLVQKDDIVIIISYALVPNADISTHTPKVAILNENNEIEKMIDHEPASTVL, encoded by the coding sequence ATGTTTCGTACAATGATGAATGCAAAAATACATCGCGCACGTGTTACAGAAGCGAATTTAAATTATGTTGGTTCGATCACGATAGATGAAGATATACTAGATGCAGTCGGAATGGTTCCTAATGAAAAAGTTCAGATTGTTAACAATAATAATGGTGCTCGTCTAGAAACATACATTATTCCTGGGGAACGGGGTAGTGGTGTAATTTGTTTGAATGGTGCAGCGGCAAGACTTGTTCAGAAGGATGATATTGTAATTATTATTTCGTATGCACTTGTACCGAATGCAGATATTTCAACACATACTCCAAAAGTGGCGATATTAAATGAAAACAATGAAATTGAAAAAATGATTGATCATGAACCAGCTTCAACTGTACTTTAA
- a CDS encoding DnaD domain-containing protein, with amino-acid sequence MQDSKVIEWLQQGHIVIPKLLLGSYNRLGLNEEELVLLLHIQNFIDSGNQFPTPDEISARTSFSTQQCTQLLKLLLQKNFITITEAKDDQFIYESYSLQPLYEKLYQLLLTETFEEKVEVKQEEETQLYITFEQEFGRPLSPFETEMLSMWIDDDKQKAPIIKLALREAVLSGKLSFKYIDRILFEWKRNGIDTVEQAQEYTRKFRLNQKRQKSTSDYETQSRKNKDIPIFNWLES; translated from the coding sequence ATGCAAGATTCCAAAGTGATTGAATGGCTTCAACAAGGCCACATCGTCATTCCAAAACTATTATTAGGATCATACAATCGATTAGGTCTTAATGAAGAAGAACTCGTTTTATTGCTTCACATCCAAAATTTTATAGACAGTGGTAATCAGTTTCCTACACCAGATGAAATATCTGCAAGAACAAGTTTTTCAACACAACAATGCACACAATTATTGAAATTGCTCCTTCAGAAAAATTTTATTACGATTACTGAAGCGAAGGACGATCAGTTCATATATGAATCATATTCTTTGCAGCCGCTCTATGAAAAGCTGTATCAACTCTTATTAACAGAGACATTTGAAGAAAAAGTTGAGGTTAAGCAGGAAGAAGAAACACAACTTTATATCACATTCGAACAAGAATTTGGAAGGCCATTATCACCTTTTGAGACCGAGATGCTTTCAATGTGGATAGATGATGATAAACAGAAAGCACCAATCATTAAGTTAGCTCTTCGTGAGGCTGTACTTAGTGGTAAGTTAAGCTTTAAGTATATTGACAGAATTTTATTTGAATGGAAAAGAAACGGAATAGATACAGTAGAACAGGCTCAGGAGTATACACGTAAATTTAGACTTAATCAGAAACGTCAGAAGTCAACAAGTGATTACGAAACTCAATCAAGAAAGAATAAAGATATTCCAATTTTTAATTGGCTCGAAAGCTAG